In one Phyllostomus discolor isolate MPI-MPIP mPhyDis1 chromosome 8, mPhyDis1.pri.v3, whole genome shotgun sequence genomic region, the following are encoded:
- the RAB11B gene encoding ras-related protein Rab-11B has translation MAPTPEALLLPLTGCSRCRSLRQPALTGFPAAALRGAGPAPVGCLWWGCGVADPAGSARTMGTRDDEYDYLFKVVLIGDSGVGKSNLLSRFTRNEFNLESKSTIGVEFATRSIQVDGKTIKAQIWDTAGQERYRAITSAYYRGAVGALLVYDIAKHLTYENVERWLKELRDHADSNIVIMLVGNKSDLRHLRAVPTDEARAFAEKNNLSFIETSALDSTNVEEAFKNILTEIYRIVSQKQIADRAAHDESPGNNVVDISVPPTTDGQKPNKLQCCQNL, from the exons ATGGCGCCCACCCCGGAGGCTCTGCTTCTGCCTCTGACTGGCTGCTCTCGGTGTCGGTCGCTACGCCAGCCGGCGCTGACTGGTTTTCCGGCCGCCGCTCTGCGcggcgccggccccgcccccgtcgGGTGTTTGTGGTGGGGCTGCGGAGTCGCGGATCCCGCCGGAAGCGCCAGGACAATGGGGACCCGGGACGACGAGTACGACTACCTATTCAAAG TGGTGCTTATCGGGGACTCGGGTGTGGGGAAGAGCAACCTACTGTCCCGCTTCACCCGCAACGAATTCAACCTAGAGAGCAAGAGCACCATTGGCGTGGAGTTTGCCACCCGCAGCATCCAGGTGGACGGCAAGACCATCAAGGCCCAGATCTGGGACACCGCTGGCCAGGAACGCTACCGGGCCATCACCTCCGC GTACTACCGTGGTGCAGTGGGTGCACTGCTGGTATATGACATTGCCAAGCACCTGACATATGAGAATGTGGAGCGCTGGCTGAAGGAGCTACGGGACCATGCTGACAGCAACATCGTCATCATGTTGGTGGGCAACAAGAGTGACCTGCGCCATCTGCGGGCCGTGCCCACTGATGAGGCCCGTGCCTTTGCAG AGAAGAACAACTTGTCCTTCATTGAGACCTCAGCCTTGGACTCCACCAACGTAGAGGAAGCTTTCAAGAACATTCTCACAG AGATCTACCGCATCGTGTCACAGAAGCAGATTGCAGACCGCGCAGCCCATGATGAGTCCCCTGGCAACAACGTGGTGGACATCAGTGTGCCGCCCACTACTGATGGACAGAAACCAAACAAGCTGCAGTGCTGCCAGAACCTGTGA